A window from Fibrobacter sp. UWB11 encodes these proteins:
- a CDS encoding DUF4419 domain-containing protein, with amino-acid sequence MNKFIFILFFAIGLGTSAADAIVKDKKVKESKPKYAMTEIMDFDGQQVLLEERTDKKFIQDLYIDDYKFPHPFVAMVGTAFANHHSIEIYPDDIWLLIMDGIRLHVKNNRDKFKDKFVKNEADTNLVINDNALTLQSPPSAWKKNIAQIYDSLYQKLPEDTRSSFDIDFSTSTAIDKFVAKATLMAISSEYYSYSIHTLCGIPQIIIKGKKRDWQKLKDSFDKLANIFDMPWWAEQLDPILNEFIQTFNNKINMKFWRKIYKYVPEDLGCGATPHINGWIAKFFPYIVNGEQEHRTNWDEQIQYKDISAGKNDVFITWKHLGKEIYLLLSTGFWGVTIDPKTKRLRTIRGYALTKDRD; translated from the coding sequence ATGAATAAATTTATTTTCATCCTGTTTTTTGCAATTGGGCTTGGGACCTCTGCAGCTGACGCAATTGTCAAGGACAAAAAAGTCAAAGAGAGCAAGCCCAAATACGCCATGACCGAAATCATGGATTTTGATGGTCAGCAAGTTCTCTTAGAAGAACGTACAGACAAAAAGTTTATCCAAGATTTATATATCGACGATTACAAATTTCCACACCCTTTTGTTGCCATGGTCGGGACCGCTTTTGCGAATCACCACTCTATCGAGATTTATCCCGATGACATTTGGCTTTTGATTATGGACGGAATCCGTCTGCATGTCAAAAACAATCGCGATAAGTTTAAAGATAAATTCGTAAAAAACGAAGCAGACACAAATCTTGTCATAAACGACAATGCGCTTACTTTGCAATCGCCACCTAGCGCATGGAAAAAAAACATTGCACAAATATACGATTCACTTTACCAAAAACTCCCGGAAGATACAAGAAGTTCTTTCGACATTGACTTTTCCACATCCACTGCAATTGACAAGTTCGTTGCAAAAGCAACGCTCATGGCCATCAGCTCGGAATATTACTCTTACTCCATACACACTTTGTGCGGGATTCCTCAAATTATCATCAAAGGAAAAAAGCGAGATTGGCAAAAACTGAAAGACTCATTCGATAAACTAGCGAATATTTTTGACATGCCCTGGTGGGCTGAACAACTCGATCCGATTCTAAATGAATTTATCCAGACTTTCAACAACAAGATTAACATGAAATTTTGGAGGAAAATCTACAAATACGTCCCTGAGGATCTCGGTTGCGGAGCTACCCCGCACATCAACGGATGGATAGCAAAATTCTTCCCTTACATTGTCAATGGAGAACAGGAACACAGAACCAATTGGGACGAACAAATCCAATACAAAGACATTTCAGCCGGGAAAAACGATGTTTTCATTACATGGAAACATCTTGGCAAAGAAATTTACTTACTATTATCCACCGGATTTTGGGGCGTGACCATCGACCCGAAAACAAAGCGTTTGAGAACAATCCGCGGATACGCGCTGACGAAGGATAGGGATTAG
- a CDS encoding saccharopine dehydrogenase family protein has translation MARALIIGCGAVATVAIKKCCTCSEVFSEICIASRHRENCEKLAQELRPNTKTVITTAAVDADKAENVSALIKQYKPDLVMNIALPYQDLAIMDACLECGVNYMDTANYEPENIDDPEWRKVYDKRCKEKGFSAYFDYSWQWAYKEKFEKAGLTALLGSGFDPGVSQAYCAYALKHQFDTIEEIDILDCNGGDHGYKFATNFNPEINLREVSAPGSYWDTDENGKGHWVEIPAMSIKREYNFAQVGKKDMYLLHHEEIESLAQNIPGIKRIRFFMTFGQSYLDHMRCLEDVGMLSTQPIKFQGQDIVPIQFLKALLPDPASLGPRTVGKTNIGCIFKGTKDGKPKTYYLYNVCDHQECYKELGSQAIAYTTGVPAMCGAMMVLTGKWNKPGVHTVEEFDPDPFMEALTKYGLPWNEDFNPVLVD, from the coding sequence ATGGCAAGAGCATTGATTATCGGTTGTGGCGCCGTTGCCACAGTTGCTATCAAGAAGTGCTGCACCTGCAGCGAAGTTTTTAGCGAAATCTGCATCGCCAGCCGTCATCGCGAAAATTGCGAGAAGTTGGCTCAGGAACTCCGCCCGAATACGAAGACGGTCATCACGACTGCCGCCGTGGACGCTGACAAGGCCGAGAACGTCTCTGCTCTCATTAAGCAATACAAGCCGGACCTGGTGATGAATATCGCTCTCCCCTACCAGGACCTCGCCATCATGGATGCATGCCTTGAATGTGGCGTGAACTACATGGACACAGCTAACTACGAGCCGGAAAATATCGACGATCCGGAATGGCGCAAGGTCTACGACAAGCGCTGCAAGGAAAAGGGCTTTAGCGCCTACTTCGATTACAGCTGGCAGTGGGCTTACAAAGAAAAGTTTGAAAAGGCTGGTCTCACGGCATTGCTCGGTTCCGGCTTTGACCCGGGTGTTTCTCAGGCATACTGCGCCTACGCCTTGAAGCACCAGTTCGATACCATCGAAGAAATCGACATTCTCGACTGCAATGGCGGCGATCACGGTTACAAGTTCGCAACGAACTTCAACCCGGAAATCAACCTCCGCGAAGTTTCTGCTCCGGGCAGCTACTGGGACACGGACGAAAACGGCAAGGGCCACTGGGTTGAAATTCCGGCTATGAGCATCAAGCGCGAATACAACTTCGCACAGGTTGGCAAGAAGGACATGTACCTCCTCCACCACGAAGAAATTGAATCTCTCGCCCAGAACATTCCGGGCATCAAGCGCATCCGCTTCTTCATGACATTTGGTCAGAGCTACCTCGACCACATGCGTTGCCTCGAAGACGTGGGCATGCTCAGCACACAGCCGATCAAGTTCCAGGGTCAGGACATTGTTCCTATCCAGTTCCTCAAGGCTCTCCTCCCGGATCCGGCAAGCCTCGGCCCCCGCACTGTTGGCAAGACCAACATCGGTTGCATTTTCAAGGGTACTAAGGATGGCAAGCCGAAGACTTACTATCTGTACAACGTTTGCGACCACCAGGAATGCTACAAGGAACTCGGCAGCCAGGCTATCGCCTACACGACTGGCGTTCCGGCTATGTGCGGTGCCATGATGGTGCTCACGGGCAAGTGGAACAAGCCGGGTGTGCATACGGTCGAAGAGTTCGATCCGGATCCGTTCATGGAAGCCCTCACGAAGTACGGTCTCCCGTGGAACGAAGACTTTAATCCTGTATTAGTCGACTAA
- the speA gene encoding biosynthetic arginine decarboxylase — MKKWRIDDSRDLYNVKGWGVSYFDINDKGHATVSPIKNGGPSIDLYELVQELSLRDVSTPVLLRFPDILDSRIEKIHECFTKATTEYGYKGGHYSIFPIKVNQQRAVLEEVVSHGSKFNIGLEAGSKPELHAVLANMENPDALIICNGYKDEDFIELALLAQKMGKKIFIVVEKMNELHLVVDLSRRIGVRPNIGIRIKLASSGSGKWEESGGYHSKFGLNSSELLEALDYIKEEKMEDCMKLIHFHLGSQITNIRHIKNGLREVSQFYVQIRKMGMGLEFVDVGGGLGVDYDGTRSSNASSVNYSIQEYANDVVYAMFEACENADVPHPNIIAESGRALSAHHSILVFNVLETAGQAFFDESVHEISDDAPEALKDLYGIYKSLSPKNLLESWHDAMQINDDTLSGFKMGDVDLQTRAMSERLFWSIARKVDLLARDLRHPPYELSELPRLLAEKYFCNFSLFQSLPDSWGVDQVFPIMPIQRLDEEPTIETTIQDVTCDSDGKIDMFVRGGEVARTIPLHPIKKDEPYFIAVYLVGAYQEILGDLHNLFGDTNAVHIVCNDKGGYDIDKVIDGESVEDVLDYVNFSDKALVRNMENWVTRSVKEGKITLQEGKEFLNIYRSGLYGYTYLE, encoded by the coding sequence ATGAAAAAATGGCGCATTGACGATTCCCGAGATCTTTACAACGTAAAGGGTTGGGGCGTAAGTTACTTTGACATTAACGACAAGGGTCACGCGACGGTTTCGCCGATCAAGAATGGCGGTCCGAGCATCGACCTTTACGAGCTCGTGCAGGAACTTTCCTTGCGCGATGTTTCGACTCCTGTGTTGTTGCGCTTCCCGGATATTCTGGACAGCCGCATCGAAAAGATTCACGAGTGCTTCACGAAGGCAACGACTGAATACGGTTACAAGGGCGGTCATTACAGCATCTTCCCAATCAAGGTGAACCAGCAGCGCGCGGTCTTGGAAGAAGTGGTGAGTCACGGTTCCAAGTTCAACATCGGCCTTGAGGCAGGTTCCAAGCCGGAACTCCACGCGGTGCTTGCGAACATGGAAAATCCGGACGCGTTGATTATCTGCAACGGCTACAAGGACGAAGACTTTATCGAGCTTGCTCTCCTCGCACAGAAGATGGGCAAGAAGATTTTCATTGTCGTCGAAAAGATGAACGAGCTTCACTTGGTTGTTGACTTGTCTCGTCGAATCGGCGTGCGCCCGAACATCGGTATTCGTATCAAGCTTGCAAGCTCTGGCAGCGGCAAGTGGGAAGAATCCGGCGGATACCACAGCAAGTTCGGTCTGAACAGTTCTGAACTTTTGGAAGCTCTCGACTACATCAAGGAAGAGAAGATGGAAGACTGCATGAAGCTCATCCACTTCCACTTGGGTAGCCAGATTACGAACATTCGCCATATCAAGAATGGACTCCGCGAAGTGTCGCAGTTCTACGTCCAAATTAGAAAGATGGGCATGGGCCTTGAATTCGTGGACGTGGGCGGCGGCCTCGGTGTCGATTACGACGGTACGCGTAGTTCTAACGCAAGTTCCGTGAACTATTCCATCCAGGAATACGCAAACGACGTTGTGTACGCGATGTTCGAAGCATGCGAAAATGCCGATGTACCTCACCCGAATATCATTGCGGAATCGGGCCGTGCTCTTTCGGCACACCATTCCATCTTGGTGTTCAACGTGCTTGAAACGGCTGGCCAGGCATTCTTTGACGAAAGCGTTCACGAAATTAGCGATGACGCTCCGGAAGCACTGAAGGACTTGTACGGCATTTACAAGAGCCTTTCTCCGAAGAACTTGCTCGAAAGCTGGCACGATGCCATGCAGATTAACGACGACACCTTGAGCGGTTTCAAGATGGGCGACGTGGATTTGCAGACGCGCGCTATGAGCGAACGTTTGTTCTGGAGCATAGCCCGCAAGGTGGACTTGCTCGCACGCGACTTGCGCCATCCGCCTTATGAATTGAGCGAACTCCCGCGCTTGCTCGCCGAAAAGTACTTCTGCAACTTCAGCCTTTTCCAGAGCCTCCCGGACAGCTGGGGCGTGGATCAGGTGTTCCCGATTATGCCGATCCAGCGTTTGGACGAAGAGCCGACGATTGAGACGACGATTCAGGACGTGACTTGCGATAGCGACGGCAAGATTGACATGTTCGTTCGCGGCGGCGAAGTGGCACGCACCATTCCGCTCCACCCGATCAAGAAGGACGAACCGTACTTTATCGCGGTTTACCTCGTCGGTGCCTACCAAGAAATTCTCGGTGACCTCCACAACCTCTTTGGCGATACGAACGCGGTGCACATTGTCTGCAACGACAAGGGCGGCTACGATATTGACAAGGTGATTGACGGTGAATCCGTGGAAGACGTGCTCGACTACGTGAACTTCAGCGACAAGGCTCTTGTCCGCAACATGGAAAACTGGGTCACGCGCTCTGTGAAGGAAGGAAAGATTACGCTTCAGGAAGGCAAGGAATTCTTGAACATCTATCGTTCCGGACTTTACGGGTACACGTATCTGGAATAA
- a CDS encoding glycosyltransferase family 2 protein, which yields MERNNYKIAVLLATYNGGKYIWEQLESLFQQSCKQFHLYVRDDGSSDDTMKIVEQFHGMFPDRVTILKDSQKHRGAAKSFMYLLENVDSEYYMFCDQDDIWLPEKIEKTFARMKEIEKAVAEAPKVVMDGTAAKNVPILVATDLGIVDEQLNLLSESFNKDLKIDVFRKHPELICVRHVVTGCTMMFNRAAKLAALPMSPRATMHDEWVALCVHFKGGVISILDDSTILYRQHTSNTLGAEQARKGFFTRAIARAGQKQFFQVAKLLHKDFGLSYLKFLMYKILYSWF from the coding sequence ATGGAACGGAACAACTACAAGATTGCGGTTTTGCTAGCCACTTACAATGGCGGCAAGTACATCTGGGAACAGCTTGAATCGCTGTTCCAGCAATCTTGTAAACAGTTCCATTTGTATGTTCGTGATGACGGCTCCTCGGACGATACAATGAAAATCGTCGAGCAATTTCACGGAATGTTTCCAGACAGAGTTACGATTTTAAAAGACTCGCAAAAGCACAGAGGCGCGGCGAAGTCTTTTATGTATTTGCTCGAAAATGTGGATTCCGAGTATTACATGTTCTGCGACCAGGACGATATTTGGTTGCCGGAGAAAATCGAAAAGACTTTTGCTCGGATGAAGGAAATCGAGAAGGCTGTTGCCGAAGCCCCGAAAGTTGTTATGGATGGAACTGCCGCGAAAAACGTGCCGATTCTCGTAGCGACGGATTTGGGCATTGTCGACGAACAACTTAATTTACTTTCGGAATCGTTCAACAAAGATTTGAAAATTGACGTTTTCCGCAAGCACCCAGAATTAATTTGTGTGCGCCACGTGGTCACCGGTTGCACGATGATGTTCAACCGCGCCGCAAAATTGGCAGCACTCCCTATGTCTCCTCGCGCTACCATGCACGACGAATGGGTCGCCCTTTGCGTCCACTTCAAAGGCGGAGTCATTTCGATTCTCGACGACTCGACGATTCTTTACCGTCAGCACACCAGCAATACGCTTGGCGCAGAACAGGCCCGCAAAGGCTTTTTCACACGCGCCATCGCCCGCGCAGGGCAAAAACAGTTCTTCCAAGTCGCAAAATTGCTCCACAAGGATTTCGGATTATCGTACTTAAAGTTCTTGATGTACAAAATTTTGTATAGTTGGTTCTAG